One Mycobacterium paraseoulense genomic window, GCCGGCGTGGCCGGACTGCTGGCCGGACCGTATCTTTCCGGGGCAGAACGTCTGTGCCCGCCGCGGCACTGGCTGGACATCGGAGCGTTCGAGGACGGAAGCCCTGCCAGGTTGCCGGGCAGCCAGGCACGCATCCTGATTGGCGGGCCGGCCGCGTCCGGAAAGAGCTACCTCGTCGGTCTGATGGCGGAGCGATGGATCTCGGCCGGCTATTGCGTTCTCGTCATCGACCCCGAGGGCGACCACCTGCAGCTGCAGCAACTGGGCCACGTGCAGGTCGTCGACGGCGGCAACCACCTGCCGGAACCGGCCGAGCTTGTCAACGCGCTGCGTCCGAACGCCGGCGTGGTGGTGGACCTGTCGGGACTGGCCGAACCGACCAAGACCGACTACGTGCATCGGCTGCGGTCGACCGCTGAGGCGCACCGCGAACAGTACGGGTTCCCGCACTGGGTGATCTACGACGAGGCCCATCTGCTGGGCAACGCAGAGGAAGCTCACTGGGCACGCCGCGGCGGTTACGTGTTGTGCTCATTCGCCCCCGCGTCATTGCCCGCCCACGAGGCCGACAGCAGTGACGTCGTGCTGGCGCTCACGTCCTCGGACACGGCGACAGACCTCGCCTCGCGGCGCCGCGCCACCATACGATTCGGCTCGGGACCGCCGCGCGAGTTCACCATCGGGGAACGCCATACCAGGCACGTGCGCCACCGCCACAAATACGCCGACATTCACCTGCCGGCGGAGCGGCGGTTCTACTTCCACGCCACAGGGCTGCCCACCGCTCCGGCCGCGACGATGCATGACTTCTCGGTCGCGTTGCGTCAGCTCGACCAACAAGCGCTCGAATACCATCTCGAACGGGGCGACTTCTCCCGCTGGCTGGAAGGCACCATCGCGGATAAAGAGCTCGCGGCGCGGGTGGCCGCCTGGGAGGACGACCTGGAAGCCCGTCGCGCCGCCGATCTGGAACGCATCCGTCGGCAACTCGTGGAAGCTGTCGAGAAACGTTATCTTCCTTCGGAAGAACGCCGGGAAGACCGCCGCTGAGCCAACATTCCGCTTCGAGCGGAGCGGTCAGCCCCGTGCCAGCCGGGATGCGCGGCCCACGTGGGCCATGATGCGTTCCAACACGGTATTGGCCAGATCGCCGTCGTCGGCGACGCGAGACAGGCCGCGGCGCCGCAGGAACGTGTCGAGGCGCCGGTCGGGGGACCAGTCGGCATAAATCGGGCCGAGATACCGCGACTGCAGGAATTCCGAAGCCAGGGCGTCCACGTCAGAGTCGGTCAACAACATCGTCGGGCTACCACCCATAGCCGTGATGCTCCTTTGTTCAGCCGCAAATCGCAACCGCAAAATTACGTCAGACGACGCCATTATTGCGTTACGCCCAGATTGCGGATAGGGCCCAAAGTCATTACCGCAGTCGGCACGCGGTCCCGGGCGCCGATGCCCGGGACCTCGGTTGCGCCGGCTATTTGGCGGCGACTTTTACGTGCTTCTCCTCGGGCGCGGGTTCCGAAACCGGAACGGAGACAGTCAGAATGCCTTTGTCGTACGTGGCCTTGATGTCGTCTTCGTTCGCGTTGGACGGCAGCGACACGGTACGGACAAATGAACCGTAGGTGAATTCCGATCGGCCGTCGAATTCCTTTTTCTCGCTGCGCTCGGCCTTGATGGTGAGCTGGCCGTCGCGCACGGTGATATCGACATCCTTGACCGGGTCGATGCCGGGGATCTCGGCGCGCACCTCGTAACGGCCGTCAACCGTCTCGTCTTCCAACCGCATGAGCCGGGTGTCGAACATCGGACGGATTCCGGCGAACGCCGGGAACGCCGAGAGGAATTCCGAGAACTCCGGGAACAGCGTGTGCGGCTTCTGCGTCGCGGGCAGTGCGGTGGTCATTGTCTTCTCCTGAGATGTTTCTTGTCTTTCCGGACGTCTTCGATCCGACCACGTGAGTCCGCGCCGCGGTAGGGACGGAAGTCCTTATCACGTTTGTGGCGAGGACATTTGGGCGTGCGCACGATCTGTAGGGCGCAGCGCCGCGCGGGAATTCAGCTATTCCGCGGGTGCGAATTTGATCGTGTCCAAAGAGGCCGATCGGCCGCCCGCGGGGGTCCAACGGCCCTAGTGACGGCCGCGGCGTCGCCCTACCTTCGGACAGGAGGCGGCCGTCGAACCGCCTCACCTCGACGACTTTGGAGGTTCAGGTGCGCGATGCGATCCCATTGGGGCGGATCGCCGGCTTTCCGGTGAATGTCCACTGGAGCGTGCTGGTCATTCTGTGGTTGTTCACCTGGAGCCTGGCGAGCACCCTGCCCGGCACTGTCAGGGGATATTCGCCCGTCGCCTACTGGGCGGCCGGGGCGTGTGGCGCGCTGGTGCTGCTGGCCTCGCTGGTGGCGCACGAACTCGCGCATGCCGTCGTCGCCCGCCGCGCCGGGGTGGCCGTGGGAAGCGTGACGCTCTGGCTGTTCGGCGGTGTGACGACCCTGGGTGGCGAGGCGAAGACGCCCCGGGCGGCCTTCCGGATCGCGATTGCCGGCCCGGCCACCAGCCTGGCACTGGCGGCCCTCTTCGGTGGCCTGGTCGCCGCGCTGCCGACGCTGGGCGCCGCCCCCATCGTGGTCGGCGTCGCCTCCTGGTTGGCCGGCATCAACCTGCTGCTGGGCCTGTTCAATCTGTTGCCGGGCGCACCCTTGGACGGTGGCAGGGTGCTGCGGGCGTTCCTGTGGCGCCGCCACGGCGACAGCGTGCGCGCCAGCATCGGAGCCGCGCACGCGGGACGGGTGGTCGCGTTCATCCTGATCGGGTTGGGGTTGGCCGAATTCTTGTTGGGCGGCTTGGTCGGCGGCGTCTGGTTGGCCTTCATCGGCTGGTTCATATTCGCGGCAAGCCGCGAAGAGGAGACGCGGATATCGACTCGGCAGATGTTTTCCGGGGTGCGCGTGGCCGACGCGATGACGGCCCGGCCGCATACCGCCCCCGGATGGATCACCGTCGACGATTTCGTTCAGCGCTATGTGCTCGGTGATCGCCACTCGGCGTACCCGGTCGTGGATCGGAACGGGTCGGTTTCGGGGTTGATCACGTTGCGGCAGTTGCGTGATGTCGCGCCCGGGCGGCGCGCCACCACCACCGTCGGGGAGATCGCGCAACCGCTGCACGAGGTGCCGTCCGGCGCGCCGCAGGAGCCCCTGACCGCCCTGCTGGAGCGGATGGCGCCCGCCGGTCCGCGCAGTCGCGCCCTGGTGTTCGAGGGCGGCCAGGTGGTCGGCATCGTGACCCCAACCGATGTGGCGAGGCTCATCGAGGTGTACCGGCTCGCCCACCCGGACGACGCGAAACCGGCCTCGGCCCAGCCCATTTAGGCCGCGCAGTCGAAGTCAGGGTTTGTGGGCGACGATGGCGACGGCGGCCAGCTGTTTGCGGTGCCGGCGGAACGTGCGGCGCATCGTGAGGACCCGCGTGCGGGCATCCCGGTGGACGAGCACGTTCCGGGCGAACCGCAGCGCCCCGAGCAGCCCCTCGTCGGCGACCAGTCGGCGCGGCTGCAACAGGGCCATCGGGGCCGTCGCGACGTGGTCGACCACCAGCCCGTGGTCGGCCAGCAGCTCCGACCATTCCGCGACCGTCAACGGTCGCGCGTTGACCTTGATCGCGCGGGCCAGCGATTGCCGGATGTCGGTGCTGACCTCCTCCGAGACCGTGTCCGGTGTCAACGCCAATTCGTGGATCGCGTACCGGCCGCGGGGCCGCAGCAATCGCGACGCCTCGGCGACGATGGCGTGCTTGGCCGCGTCGCCCTGCATGGTCAGCATCGCCTCCCCGATGACGACATCGGTGCCGGCGTCCGGTAATCCGGTCGCCGCCGCGTCGGCGACCCGGACGTCGCAGTTCTTGACGCCGAGCCGGGTGAGCACGCCGCGGACCACGTTGGCCGCGTCGGGGTCCGCCTCGGCGCCGACATACGACCGTGGCCGGCGGGCCGCGATTTCGGTGGCGGTGCGGCCCAGGCCCGGAGCCAGCTCGACCACGTCGGCGTCCGCCACCTCGGCGCGGCCCAGCAATGCGCGGGTGAGCTCGGCGCCCCCGGGGCGAAGAACGCGTTTGCCCAGGCGGGCCAACAGCCAATGGCCCGCCACCGTGTCGTCGGCGCGACTCGCTGAAGGCAGGGGAGGCCGCACCTCGGCCCGTGGCTTGATCATCAAAATGCCCGCCCCGCAGGGCTTTTCAGGAACTGTTGCACCGGCTCTCCCATGGCACTCGTTTTTACAAGTGATGTTGTGTAAACTCTACCGCATGACGTACGTGATCGGGAAGCCATGCATCGACGTGATGGACCGCGCTTGTGTGGACGAGTGTCCCGTCGACTGCATCTACGAGGGCGGCCGGGCGCTCTACATCCATCCCGACGAATGCGTGGATTGCGGCGCGTGCGAGCCGGTGTGCCCGGTCGACGCGATCTACTACGAAGACGACCTGCCCGAGGAACTCCGACCGTACCTGGCCGACAATGAGGCGTTCTTCGCCGAAACGCTGCCGGGCCGCGACGTTCCCCTGGGATCTCCGGGTGGGGCGGCCAAGATCGGTCCGCTCGGTGTAGACACGCCTTTGGTGGCCGCTCAGCCGAGGGCCGACCAAGCGGAAGGAGCGTGAGGGTCCCGTGAAGTTGCCGCCCTCGTCGATCGGGGAATCCGCCAGCCGACGCCGCGAGGTGCTGCGGGTGTTGCGGAGGTCGCCCGATCCCATGAGCATCGCCGCGATCGCCGACGTGCTGGGCGTGCACCCGAACACCGTGCGGTTCCACCTTGACAGCCTGGTCGCCGACGGCCAGGTGGAGCACGTCGAACCGGGCCGCAAGGGGCCGGGCCGCCCTCCGCTGATGTTCTGCGCGGTCCGCCAGATGGACCGCGGCGGCACGCGGCACTATCGCCTGCTCGCCGAGGTGCTGGCGACGGCGTTCGCCGCTGAGCCGGACGCCAGCGCCAAGGCGGTGGCCGCGGGCCGGGCCTGGGGGCGCAAGCTCGAGTCCAGTGTGGAAGCGGTGCCGACCGGGCCCGCGAGCGCCGACGACGCCATCGACCATCTGGTCAACATGCTCGACGAGCTCGGTTTTGCGCCCGAACGCCGGGCGGCGCAGGGGGAGCAGCAGGTCGGGCTGCGGCACTGCCCATTCCTGGAATTGGCGGAGAACCGGACGGCGGTCGTCTGCCCCGTGCATCTGGGACTCATGCAAGGCGCCATGGAGGCCTGGGGGGCGCCGGTGTCGGTCGAGCGGCTCGAGGCGTTCGTCGAACCGGACCTGTGTGTCGCGCACCTGGCGCCGCAGCAAGCGGCCACGTGAGCACCGGGCCGGCGATCACCGTCGCCGTCACCTTCGTGTGGCTCGGCATGGTGCTGGCGATCTCGTTCCTGGAAGCCCCGCTGAAGTTCCGCGCGCCCAACGTGACGTTGCAGATCGGGCTCGGCATCGGCCGGCTGGTGTTTCGCGCCCTCAACACCGTCGAGGTCTGTTTCGCCCTCGTCGTCCTGGCGATCGTGGTCGCCGGCCCGATCAGGGCGAACATCGCGGTGGCGATCTTCGTCGCCACCGGCGCGCTGGCCCTGCAGTTGATCGCGGTGCGCCCGCGATTGACGCGCCGATCCGACAGCGTGCTTGCCGGGTCGGACGGACCCCGCTCCCGGGCCCACTACGTGTACGTGGCCTTGGAGGTGGTCAAGGTCGGCGCGCTCGTCGCGGCGGGGATACTGCTACTGACGGCCTGATCGCGTCCGCTCAACCGCAAAGGACTCAGCTATGGAATCGATCTCGTTGACCAACCTCGCGTCCGAAAAGCTCGCCGAGGCAAAGGAATCGCACAGCGGGCGGGCGGCCCACACCATCCACGGTGGCCACACCCACGAACTTCGGCAGACGGTGCTGGCGTTGCTTGCCGGTCACGAACTCGCCGAACACGACAGCCCCGGTGAGGCGACGCTGCAGGTGCTGCAGGGCCACGTCCGCCTGACCACCGGCGGCGACTCCTGGGTCGGCAAAACCGGCGATTATGTCGCGATTCCCGCCGAACGGCACGCCCTGCAGGCGGTCGAGGATTCGGTGGTCATGCTGACCGTGCTCAAGACCATCCCCTCGGCTCACTAGCCGATGCTTTCCACGCCCTGGTCAAGGGACTTCGGGCTGCGGGTGCCGATCGTCAACGCCCCGATGGGCGGGGTCGCCGGCGGCCGGCTGGCCGCGGCGGTCACCGCGGCCGGCGGTCTGGGCATGATCGGCATGGGCAGCGTCGCGACGAGGGAACTGCTCCGCACCCAGCTGCAGCAGGTGCGGGGAACGTTCGGCATCGGCCTGGTCGATTGGGTGATGCGCACCGAGGCGGGGCTGCTCGAGGACGCCCTGGCCGCACGGCCGGCGCTGCTGTCGGTCAGTTTCGGCACCGACTGGTCGTGGGTCGCCAAGGCGCACGATGCGGGGATCCCCGCCGCCACGCAGGTATACGACGGCGTCGGGGCGCGCGAGGCGGCCGACGCCGGCGTCGACATTCTGGTGGCCCGGGGTGCGGAGGGCGGCGGGCACGGGGAGGCGAAGCTCGCGACGCTGCCCCTGCTCGACACCGTGCTGGACGCCGTCTCGGTGCCGGTGCTCGCCGGTGGCGGCATCGCGTCGGCGCGCAGCCTGGCCGCCGTGCTGGCCGCCGGTGCGAGCGGGGCGTGGGTGGGCACCCGCCTGGCGGCCTGTCCGGAGGCGCTCTCCGGCGACGGCAGCCGCCGCGCGCTGATCGCGGCCCGGGCCACCGACACCGCGGTCACGCGGGCCTTCGACGTCGCCCAGGCCCGGCCGTGGCCCGCGCGATTCCCGTCGCGCGTGCTGACCAACGACTTCGTGGAGCGTTGGACGGGCAACGAGGACGCGCTCAATCCGCAGGCCTGCGACGAACTCGTGGCATCGATCGCCGCCGACGATCGCCGCATCGCCCCCGTGGACGCCGGTCAGGGCGTCGGGATGATTCGCGACGACGCCTCGGTGGCCGACGTGATCGACGAAATGTGTTCGGGCGCAGAGCGATTGCTTGCCGGCTGGGGTTCGTAGCGTTCGGCTCAGACGCCGCGCAGATAGCGTTTGGCCATCACGCGCTGGGCCACCGACACCACCGGCCTGGCCGCCTTGCTCCACCAGGTCGCCGGCCGCGAGAACGCCGTCACCTCCGCGAACACCGCGGAGGTGACGGGGTCGCGCCGGACGACGAAGCGTTCCTCACCCGACTCCGGATGTCCCGGCAGGGTGCCGTAGGCGAATCCGCGCATGTCGGGTTCGTCGACGACGTACACCACCCGGCAGGGCGCGGGCAGAAAACCCATCCGCACCACCACCACCGTGTCGACCTCCGCCACCTCGGAGCTGGCCCGCACCCCTAGCCCGGCCCCGCGCTGCATGCCCCAGCGCATGACGGCCTCGGCGGCCCGCTCGAAGCGCTGCCGGCCCGTGCCGATCTGGGTCTCGGTGTGCAGGTGGCCGTATCCCGCGGGCAGCGCGCCGGACGCGGTCGCGCCCACCTCGGTGTACGTCAACGGGAGTTCCTCGAGCGCTGCCAAGTCCACCCGATCAGCTTGCCACGCCGCGATGCGCAGTGGCATTTCCGGCGTACGGTCGTAAAAGTGACCGCACAAAACTCGAAAACCGTTGCAGAAGCTTCCGGAAAGTTCACGCTTGGCGGTGACCTGACCGTCAACCGGCTCGGCTTCGGCGCCATGCGCCTCACCGGCAAGGGCGTGTGGGGCCCGCCCGCCGACCGCGACGAGGCCGTCCGGGTGCTGCGGCGCGCCGTCGAGCTCGGCGTGAACTTCATCGACACCGCGGACTCCTACGGGCCCTACATCGCCGAGGACATCATTCGCGAGGCGCTGCATCCGTACGACGGGCTGGTCATCGCGACCAAGGCGGGGCTGCTGCGCACCGGGCCGGACGTCTGGATCCCGCTGGGCAACCCGAGCTATCTGCGCCAGGAATGCGAGATGAGCCTGCGCCGCCTCGGCGTCGACACCATCGACCTGTTCCAGCTGCACCGCATCGACCGCGACTTCCCGCTGGCCGACCAGGTGGGCGAGCTGCTGGCGCTGAAAGACGAAGGCAAGATCCGCCACATCGGCCTGTCCGAGGTCAACATCGACCAGCTCACCGAGGCCCGGCGGATCACCGAGATCGTGTCCGTGCAGAACATGTACAACCTGTCCGCCCGCAGCGCCGAACCGCTGCTGGACGCCGCGACCGAGCAGGGCATCGGCTTCATCCCGTGGTTCCCGCTGGCCGCCGGCCCGCTGGCCGCCGCCGACGGCCCGCTGCAGCGCATCGCCGCCGAGCACCGCGCGACCCCGTCGCAACTGGCGCTGGCCTGGTTGCTGAAGCGGTCGCCGGTGATGCTGCCGATCCCGGGCACGTCGAAGGTGGCGCACCTGGAGGAGAACGTCGCCGCCGCCCAGATCGAGCTGAGCGACGACGAGTTCGAGGCGCTGTCGACCGCCGCAGGTCAAAAGACCGTCTGACCGCCCCGGGCCGATACGGTGTCCGGGTGACCAGCGAACAGGCCGGGCATCCCGGCGGCGGGTTCAACCCGCCGGAGCCGACGACCAAGGGCGGCCCCGACTACGGCAGGTTCATCGACGCCGTGCGCACCCTGCAGGACCACGCCCGCGCCGTCGACGCGCCCGACGCGGTGATCACCGAGGCCGCCGACCTACTGGACAAGGTGTCGGCGCTGCTCAGCCCATTCGACGCCGACGAGTGGCACTCCCCGTCGGGGCGCCGGATGGACCTGCCGATGCGCGGCAACATCCTGACCGTGCCCATGTCGGCGCGCAGGGGTGAGGACGGCCGCATCCACGGCTCGGCCCGCTTCGCCCGGTTTCATCTCGGCCGCAACGGCGCGGTGCACGGCGGATGCCTGGGAATGCTGTTCGACACCGTGCTCGGGCTGACGGCAGTCCTTCTCACCGGGAGCCGGCGCCAGCGCACGGCATACCTGAAGATCGACTACCGCCACATCGTGCCGATCGAGAAGGAATTGCAGTTCGACGCCGGCGTCGACCGGGTCGACGGGCGCAAGATCTTCGTGTCCGGCCGGTTGACCGACGGCGACACGCTGCTGACCGAGGCCGACGCCCTGTTCGTGCGGCTCAAGCCCGGCCAGCCCTGAATCGCTGCCGGCCGGTAATGGCTTGGGCCCTCGCCTGCGCGCCCCGATAGCATGGCAACGACTATTCACGGATCGTTAGTCACCCCCCGCACAACTGAGCCTTGGAGACCCAACGCGATGAGCGCCCCCGCAGACCGATCGCCGCAGCGCCCGATCAAGGTGCCTGCCGGCACCAGCGCCGGCGCCGCGGTCGGCGAGGCCGGGCTGCCGCGGCGGGGCACGCCGGACGCGATCGTGGTCGTCCGTGACGCCGACGGCAAGCTGCGCGACCTGAGCTGGGTGCCCGAGGCCGACGTCGAGGTCGTCCCCGTGGCGGCCAACACCGACGAGGGCCGCAGCGTCATCCGGCATTCGGCCGCGCACGTGCTGGCCCAGGCCGTCCAGGGCCTGTTCCCGAACGCCAAGTTGGGGATCGGGCCGCCCATCACCGATGGCTTCTATTACGACTTCGACGTGGCCGAGCCGTTCACGCCCGAGGACCTGGCGGCGCTGGAAAAGCGGATGCGCCAGATCGTCAAAGACGGGCAGCTGTTCGAGCGCCGCGTCTACGAGTCCAAGGATCAGGCGCGCTCGGAGTTGGCCAACGAGCCCTACAAGCTGGAACTCGTCGACGACAAGTCCGGTGACCCCGACATCATGGAGGTCGGCCCCCCTGGGTCTAATGACGAGCTCACCGCCTACGACAACCTCAATCCCCGCAGCCGGGAACGGGTTTGGGGCGACCTGTGCCGCGGGCCGCACATCCCGACCACCAAGCACATCCCGGCGTTCAAGCTGACCCGCAGCTCCGCCGCCTACTGGCGCGGCGACCAGCGCAACGCGAGCCTGCAACGCATCTACGGCACCGCGTGGGAGTCGCAGGAGGCGCTCGACCGCCACCTCGAGCTGGTCGCCGAAGCCCAGCGCCGCGACCACCGCAAGCTGGGCATCGAGCTTGACCTGTTCAGCTTTCCCGACGAAATCGGTTCCGGGCTGGCGGTTTTCCACCCCAAGGGGGGTGTGGTGCGCCGGGAGCTGGAGGAGTACTCGCGGCGCAAGCACATCGAGGCCGGGTACGAGTTCGTCAACACCCCGCACATCACCAAGGCGCAGCTGTTCCACACCTCGGGCCACCTGGACTGGTACGCCGACGGGATGTTCCCGCCCATGCACCTCGACGCCGAGTTGGCCGACGACGGAACGGTGCGCAAGCCCGGGCAGGACTACTACCTCAAGCCGATGAACTGTCCGATGCACACGCTGATCTTCCGGTCCCGGGGACGGTCCTACCGCGAACTGCCGTTGCGGCTCTTCGAGTTCGGCACCGTCTACCGCTACGAGAAGTCCGGTGTGGTGCACGGGCTGACCCGGGCGCGCGGGTTCACCATGGACGACTCGCACATCTTCTGCACCCGCGAACAACTGCACGGCGAACTGGCGTCGCTGCTGCGCTTCGTGCTCGAGCTGCTGGGCGACTACGGCCTGGAGGACTTCTATCTCGAGCTGTCCACCAAGGACCCGGAGAAGTCCGTCGGCACCGACGAGATGTGGGAGCAGGCCACCAACTCCCTGGCCGAGGTGGCGGCCGAATCGGGCCTCGAACTGGTTCCCGACCCCGGCGGCGCGGCGTTCTACGGCCCGAAGATCTCCGTGCAGGCCCGCGACGCGCTGGGCCGCAGCTGGCAGATGTCGACCATCCAGGTCGACTTCAACTTCCCGGAACGCTTCGAGCTCGAATACACCGCCCCGGACGGAACCCGCCAGCGGCCCGTGATGATCCACCGCGCGCTGTTCGGGTCGATCGAGCGGTTCTTCGGCATCCTGACCGAGCACTACGCGGGGGCCTTCCCGGCATGGCTGGCGCCCGTGCAGGTGGTGGGCATCCCCGTCGCCGATGAACATGTACCCTACCTGGAAAGCATTGCCGCGCAACTGAAGTCGCACGGCGTGCGGGTGGAGGTGGACAGCAGCGACGATCGGATGGCCAAGAAGATCGTCCACCACACCGGCCAGAAGGTGCCGTTCATGTTGCTGGCCGGTGACCGCGACGTCCAGGCGAGGGCCGTGAGCTTCCGCTTCGGCGACCGCACGCAGATCAACGGTGTGCCCCGCGACAACGCCGTCGACGCCATCGTGGCTTGGATCGCCGACCGCGAGAACGCCGTTCCCACAGCCGAACTCGTGAAGGTACCCGGCGGTGAGTGATCCAGAAGAGAACCGCGCCGAGGACGCCATTTTGGACACCGGGGTCGGCCAGAGCGACCACCTGCAACGGCTGTGGACGCCGTACCGGATGACGTATCTGGCCGAAGCGCCGATGAAGCGCGATCCCAACTCCTCGGGCAAGACCGAGGAGCCCTTCACCGACATCCCGCAACTGTCAGATGAGGAAGGCCTGGTGGTCGCCCGCGGCGAACTGGTCTACGCCGTCCTCAACCTGTATCCGTACAACCCGGGCCACCTGATGGTGGTCCCCTATCGGCGGGTGTCCGAGCTCGAGGACCTCACCGTCGAGGAGAGCGCGGAGCTGATGGCCTTCATGCAGAAGGCGATTCGCGTCATCAAGAACGTGTCCCGGCCGCACGGCTTCAACGTCGGCCTCAATCTGGGCACCTCGGCGGGCGGGTCACTTGCCGAGCACCTGCACGTGCACGTCGTGCCGCGCTGGGGCGGCGACGCGAACTTCATCACCATCATCGGCGGGTCCAAGGTGATCCCGCAGCTGCTGCGCGAAACCCGCCGGCTGCTCGCCACGGAGTGGGCAAAGCAGCCATGAGGCTTGAGCGCTCATGAGTAAGGTGCCGTTCCTGTCGCGGGCGGCCTTCGCGCGGCTCACCACCCCGACCGCCAGAGCGTGCCTGCGGATGGGATTGACGCCGGACGTGGTCACCGTCCTGGGCACCGCCGGATCCGTGGCGGGGGCGCTCACGCTCTTCCCGATGGGCAAGTTGTTCGCCGGTGGCTGCGTGGTGTGGTTCTTCGTGCTGTTCGACATGCTCGACGGCGCCATGGCCCGGGAGCGCGGGGGCGGCACCCGTTTCGGCGCCGTGCTGGACGCCACCTGCGACCGGGTCAGCGACGGCGCGGTGTTCTGCGGACTGCTGTGGTGGGCCGCCTTCGGCCTGCACGACAAGCTGTTGGCCGTGGCGACGTTGATCTGCCTCGTCACCTCGCAGGTCATCTCCTACATCAAGGCGCGGGCCGAAGCCAGCGGCCTGCGCGGCGACGGCGGCATCATCGAACGACCCGAAAGGCTCATCATCGTGCTGGTAGGTGCCGGCGTGTCGGACTTCCCCTTTGTTGCCTGGCCGCCGGCCCTGCCGGTGGCGATGTGGCTGCTGGCCGCGGCCAGCGTGGTCACCTGCGTGCAGCGGTTGCGCACCGTGTGGACCTCGCCCGGTGCGACGGAGCGCATGCCGTGATCCCGGGCATGGGTTTGATCGCCACCCCCCGCCGCCTGGCATCCGGCACCGCGAGCGACTGGGGGTACGCGGCCGGCTGGATGGTCGTACGGGCGATGCCGGAGTTCGCCGCGCGCACCGTGTTCGAGAGCGGAGCGCGTTACGCCGCCCGCGGGGGCGGCCCCGAGCAGCTGCGCAAGAACCTGGCCCGCGTGATCGGCGTGCCGCCCGCCGAGGTGCCCGACGCCCTGATGCGGGCATCGCTGGCGTCCTATGCACGTTATTGGCGGGAGGCGTTCCGCCTGCCCACGATGGACCACCGCAAGCTGGCGAGCCAGCTCGACGAGTCGGTCGATGGGCAAGACAATCTGGCGGCGGCGCTGGCCGCGGGCCGCGGCGCGATATGCGCGCTGCCGCACAGCGGCAATTGGGATATGGCCGGGGTGTGGCTCGCGCAGACACACGGCACCTTCACCACGGTTGCCGAGCGGCTCAACCCGGAGTCGCTGTACCGGCGCTTCATCGCCTTC contains:
- a CDS encoding PaaI family thioesterase codes for the protein MTSEQAGHPGGGFNPPEPTTKGGPDYGRFIDAVRTLQDHARAVDAPDAVITEAADLLDKVSALLSPFDADEWHSPSGRRMDLPMRGNILTVPMSARRGEDGRIHGSARFARFHLGRNGAVHGGCLGMLFDTVLGLTAVLLTGSRRQRTAYLKIDYRHIVPIEKELQFDAGVDRVDGRKIFVSGRLTDGDTLLTEADALFVRLKPGQP
- a CDS encoding phosphatidylinositol mannoside acyltransferase, with the protein product MGLIATPRRLASGTASDWGYAAGWMVVRAMPEFAARTVFESGARYAARGGGPEQLRKNLARVIGVPPAEVPDALMRASLASYARYWREAFRLPTMDHRKLASQLDESVDGQDNLAAALAAGRGAICALPHSGNWDMAGVWLAQTHGTFTTVAERLNPESLYRRFIAFRERLGFEVLPLSGGERPPFEVLCERLRANRVVCLMAERDLTRTGVQVDFFGEPTRMPAGPAKLAIETGAALLPSHCWFEGDRSRVWMQPPLDCSSGDVGAITQALADQFAKNIAAHPEDWHMLQPQWLTDLSEAKQARLRET
- a CDS encoding aldo/keto reductase, with protein sequence MTAQNSKTVAEASGKFTLGGDLTVNRLGFGAMRLTGKGVWGPPADRDEAVRVLRRAVELGVNFIDTADSYGPYIAEDIIREALHPYDGLVIATKAGLLRTGPDVWIPLGNPSYLRQECEMSLRRLGVDTIDLFQLHRIDRDFPLADQVGELLALKDEGKIRHIGLSEVNIDQLTEARRITEIVSVQNMYNLSARSAEPLLDAATEQGIGFIPWFPLAAGPLAAADGPLQRIAAEHRATPSQLALAWLLKRSPVMLPIPGTSKVAHLEENVAAAQIELSDDEFEALSTAAGQKTV
- a CDS encoding HIT family protein, whose amino-acid sequence is MSDPEENRAEDAILDTGVGQSDHLQRLWTPYRMTYLAEAPMKRDPNSSGKTEEPFTDIPQLSDEEGLVVARGELVYAVLNLYPYNPGHLMVVPYRRVSELEDLTVEESAELMAFMQKAIRVIKNVSRPHGFNVGLNLGTSAGGSLAEHLHVHVVPRWGGDANFITIIGGSKVIPQLLRETRRLLATEWAKQP
- the pgsA gene encoding phosphatidylinositol phosphate synthase, giving the protein MSKVPFLSRAAFARLTTPTARACLRMGLTPDVVTVLGTAGSVAGALTLFPMGKLFAGGCVVWFFVLFDMLDGAMARERGGGTRFGAVLDATCDRVSDGAVFCGLLWWAAFGLHDKLLAVATLICLVTSQVISYIKARAEASGLRGDGGIIERPERLIIVLVGAGVSDFPFVAWPPALPVAMWLLAAASVVTCVQRLRTVWTSPGATERMP
- the thrS gene encoding threonine--tRNA ligase, with the translated sequence MSAPADRSPQRPIKVPAGTSAGAAVGEAGLPRRGTPDAIVVVRDADGKLRDLSWVPEADVEVVPVAANTDEGRSVIRHSAAHVLAQAVQGLFPNAKLGIGPPITDGFYYDFDVAEPFTPEDLAALEKRMRQIVKDGQLFERRVYESKDQARSELANEPYKLELVDDKSGDPDIMEVGPPGSNDELTAYDNLNPRSRERVWGDLCRGPHIPTTKHIPAFKLTRSSAAYWRGDQRNASLQRIYGTAWESQEALDRHLELVAEAQRRDHRKLGIELDLFSFPDEIGSGLAVFHPKGGVVRRELEEYSRRKHIEAGYEFVNTPHITKAQLFHTSGHLDWYADGMFPPMHLDAELADDGTVRKPGQDYYLKPMNCPMHTLIFRSRGRSYRELPLRLFEFGTVYRYEKSGVVHGLTRARGFTMDDSHIFCTREQLHGELASLLRFVLELLGDYGLEDFYLELSTKDPEKSVGTDEMWEQATNSLAEVAAESGLELVPDPGGAAFYGPKISVQARDALGRSWQMSTIQVDFNFPERFELEYTAPDGTRQRPVMIHRALFGSIERFFGILTEHYAGAFPAWLAPVQVVGIPVADEHVPYLESIAAQLKSHGVRVEVDSSDDRMAKKIVHHTGQKVPFMLLAGDRDVQARAVSFRFGDRTQINGVPRDNAVDAIVAWIADRENAVPTAELVKVPGGE